In a genomic window of Shouchella clausii:
- a CDS encoding DUF92 domain-containing protein, producing MISLLAYVGIGIAALLLYKLDKLTASGMWAACVVGWLTIAGVGVGGLVVIAVFFGSSIVWGRLDSSKVDVDVVAKHGARDAWQVLANGGVAGLCSLLAWLFPGYAAFAFAGFIGSLAGATADTWASELGKYSREKPIHLLTLKRVSPGVSGAVSALGMAAAFAGSFLVAATAILLWWRYTPLSHIWLLVYSAIGFLANLADSLFGAAIQVLYRCPVCGLETERPNHCGEKTEKIKGYRLATNDTINFICTFTGAVLGVLAVALIGR from the coding sequence ATGATCTCCCTTTTGGCTTATGTTGGGATTGGGATAGCGGCACTCCTTTTATACAAGCTGGACAAACTGACCGCTTCTGGCATGTGGGCCGCGTGTGTTGTTGGGTGGCTGACAATAGCGGGCGTCGGTGTAGGGGGGTTAGTGGTGATTGCCGTTTTCTTTGGCAGCTCAATTGTATGGGGTCGTCTAGACTCTTCAAAAGTGGATGTCGATGTGGTTGCCAAACACGGCGCTCGTGATGCCTGGCAAGTATTGGCAAATGGTGGTGTTGCGGGTCTTTGCTCGTTGTTGGCTTGGTTGTTTCCTGGCTATGCTGCCTTTGCCTTTGCTGGATTTATTGGCAGTTTAGCTGGCGCCACTGCCGATACTTGGGCATCAGAGCTTGGAAAATATAGCAGAGAGAAACCGATCCATCTATTGACTTTGAAGCGCGTTTCTCCCGGCGTATCAGGAGCTGTATCTGCGCTTGGTATGGCAGCCGCTTTTGCAGGCAGTTTTCTTGTCGCAGCAACGGCCATTTTATTATGGTGGAGATATACGCCATTGAGCCATATTTGGTTACTAGTCTATTCAGCAATCGGCTTTCTCGCCAATTTAGCTGATTCTCTTTTTGGTGCTGCCATTCAAGTGTTGTACCGTTGCCCTGTTTGCGGGTTAGAGACAGAAAGACCAAACCACTGTGGAGAGAAAACAGAAAAGATAAAAGGGTACCGTTTAGCAACAAACGACACCATCAATTTTATTTGCACGTTTACAGGAGCGGTGCTTGGCGTTTTAGCAGTCGCATTGATTGGGCGATAA
- a CDS encoding ThiF family adenylyltransferase: MAHLERYSRQLLFSGIGEEGQQRLLNSHVLIVGVGALGTVLANHMVRSGVGHIRIVDRDYVEMSNLQRQMLFTESDVEQALPKAVAAKQMLEKVNGSVHIEAFVEDVTIQNVDMLMEGIDLVLDGTDNFKTRFLLNDACFKKGIPFGYGGAVSARGMSAFLVPEKTPCLRCFITSGASPGETCDTVGVISPVVDIVASYQVVEALKYLVGATDQLRRSVQTFDLWGNYDHKLQFQAPKPDCPTCQLHEYPALQVEQEAETTLCGRDTVQIATGSRFQLKEWAAKLQPIATVKETPFLVRVSLPEGEQLVLFPDGRVLVQGTEDISRARTLFSKYIGD, translated from the coding sequence ATGGCTCATTTAGAACGTTATTCAAGACAGCTATTGTTTTCTGGAATTGGTGAGGAAGGGCAACAACGGCTATTAAACAGCCATGTGCTAATTGTTGGCGTGGGCGCCTTAGGAACGGTCCTTGCTAACCATATGGTTCGTTCTGGCGTTGGCCATATTCGCATTGTCGATCGTGATTACGTAGAAATGAGCAATTTGCAAAGGCAAATGCTGTTTACTGAAAGCGATGTAGAACAAGCACTGCCAAAGGCGGTCGCTGCAAAACAAATGTTAGAAAAAGTGAACGGATCGGTGCACATTGAAGCATTTGTAGAAGATGTAACGATACAAAATGTGGATATGCTAATGGAGGGAATCGATCTCGTATTAGATGGGACGGATAATTTTAAAACACGTTTTTTGCTTAATGATGCCTGTTTTAAAAAAGGCATTCCTTTTGGGTATGGCGGAGCTGTAAGCGCCAGGGGCATGAGTGCTTTCCTAGTTCCTGAAAAAACGCCATGCTTGCGCTGTTTTATCACAAGCGGTGCATCCCCGGGGGAGACGTGTGACACAGTCGGCGTCATTTCCCCTGTTGTTGATATTGTAGCCTCTTACCAGGTTGTCGAGGCACTGAAATACTTAGTCGGAGCAACAGATCAATTACGGCGTTCTGTACAGACATTTGATCTGTGGGGCAATTATGACCATAAGCTCCAATTTCAGGCGCCGAAACCAGACTGCCCGACTTGCCAATTGCATGAATATCCGGCATTACAAGTCGAACAAGAAGCGGAAACAACATTATGTGGGAGAGACACGGTACAAATTGCGACTGGCTCGCGGTTTCAGTTAAAAGAGTGGGCAGCAAAGCTTCAACCAATCGCCACTGTGAAAGAAACGCCCTTTCTTGTTCGTGTCTCTCTCCCAGAGGGTGAACAATTGGTCCTATTTCCTGATGGGCGAGTGCTTGTACAAGGAACGGAAGACATTAGCCGTGCAAGAACGCTTTTTAGCAAATATATTGGCGACTAA
- the nhaC gene encoding Na+/H+ antiporter NhaC: MEKKPSLSMVIIFLLFFIALLGGCMFFLKIDPHLPILLALIVTTIWGRLLGFSYKSLEGALIKGIQGGVAPLLILMLVGAVIAVWMMSGTVPTLLYFGVQLLTPEWFAISALTVCILVSTFTGSAFTTVGSVGVAIMGVGLALGVPAPLTAGAVVCGACFGDKMSPLSDTTNFAPAVAGEQLFAHIKHLMWTTVPALFITYLLFFIIGGQQSGEPSDLAGLLEALKASFTISWLTLLSPLLVVLLAMLRLPVLPVLVAGIVSGLLLTVVVQQESSLAYMLTVLQSGFEGTTGNELLDGILNAGGIQSMMWSVSLVLLALALGGVIQHIGFIEALFANMKKLLAKRGHLIASTALASIGTNAVTGEQYLSILLPGSFFKRYYEQAGLAPKNLSRTLEDAGTLVNPLIPWGVSGAFFAQTLGVSVLEYAPFAFFLILSPLLTVAFGYLGIGIAPLDKNK; this comes from the coding sequence ATGGAAAAGAAACCTAGCTTATCAATGGTTATAATCTTTTTGCTCTTTTTTATCGCTCTATTAGGCGGTTGCATGTTCTTCCTTAAAATTGATCCCCATCTTCCGATTTTGTTGGCGCTTATTGTGACAACCATTTGGGGTCGGCTGTTGGGCTTCTCTTATAAATCATTAGAAGGGGCGCTTATTAAAGGCATACAAGGGGGAGTTGCCCCATTATTGATCTTGATGCTTGTCGGGGCAGTCATCGCCGTATGGATGATGAGCGGAACAGTTCCAACGTTATTGTATTTTGGAGTGCAGTTGTTGACGCCCGAATGGTTTGCCATTAGCGCTTTAACCGTCTGCATTCTCGTTTCCACTTTTACAGGAAGCGCGTTTACGACTGTTGGCTCAGTTGGTGTGGCAATTATGGGCGTCGGCCTTGCCTTGGGCGTGCCAGCTCCACTCACTGCTGGAGCAGTTGTTTGTGGAGCCTGTTTCGGCGATAAAATGTCGCCTTTATCTGATACAACCAACTTTGCACCTGCAGTGGCCGGTGAACAGCTTTTTGCCCATATTAAGCATTTAATGTGGACGACCGTACCAGCGCTTTTCATCACTTATTTGTTGTTTTTTATAATCGGCGGGCAACAAAGCGGAGAGCCGTCTGACCTTGCTGGACTCTTAGAAGCGTTAAAGGCGTCGTTTACGATTAGCTGGCTCACGTTGCTATCGCCTTTGCTCGTTGTTCTGTTGGCGATGCTGCGGTTGCCAGTGCTGCCTGTTTTAGTCGCTGGGATTGTCTCAGGCTTGTTGCTGACTGTCGTGGTTCAGCAAGAGTCGTCACTGGCTTATATGTTAACCGTATTGCAGTCGGGCTTCGAGGGAACGACTGGCAATGAACTACTTGACGGCATTCTTAATGCTGGCGGAATTCAATCGATGATGTGGTCCGTCTCATTAGTGTTGCTGGCGCTTGCTTTAGGCGGTGTGATTCAACACATCGGTTTTATTGAAGCATTGTTTGCAAACATGAAAAAGCTATTGGCGAAGAGGGGGCATTTAATTGCTTCAACAGCGTTAGCCTCGATCGGCACTAATGCTGTAACGGGGGAACAATATTTATCAATTTTACTACCAGGCAGTTTTTTCAAACGTTATTATGAACAGGCAGGGCTTGCTCCGAAAAATTTGTCGCGGACGCTTGAAGATGCGGGTACACTTGTCAATCCCCTTATTCCATGGGGGGTGAGCGGCGCTTTTTTTGCGCAAACACTTGGTGTATCTGTGCTTGAATATGCCCCTTTTGCTTTTTTCCTTATTTTATCTCCACTACTTACGGTTGCCTTTGGCTATTTAGGAATCGGCATAGCTCCTTTGGATAAAAACAAATAA
- a CDS encoding 5-formyltetrahydrofolate cyclo-ligase, whose amino-acid sequence MRSKQNIRNDVSKQLNMLPAHVYKQRSTELADLFMQQDDWKQAKTIALTVSRFPEVETAPLIAGALAENKKVALPRINMKERTMAFFYITSTDELVENKYGLFEPKPNESCLARPDELELIVVPGVAFTKTGKRLGLGGGFYDRFLPSCSGLTVALCFREQLFSDLPTEPHDVLVDKIISDDRIDAS is encoded by the coding sequence ATGCGTAGTAAACAGAACATTCGAAATGACGTCTCTAAACAGTTGAACATGTTGCCAGCGCATGTGTATAAGCAACGTTCAACCGAGCTTGCCGATTTGTTCATGCAACAGGATGATTGGAAACAGGCAAAAACCATTGCCCTAACGGTCTCTCGCTTTCCGGAAGTAGAGACAGCGCCATTGATTGCTGGCGCATTAGCTGAGAATAAAAAAGTGGCCTTGCCGCGTATCAACATGAAAGAGCGGACAATGGCGTTCTTTTACATAACCTCTACTGATGAATTGGTAGAAAACAAGTATGGCCTGTTCGAGCCGAAACCAAATGAATCGTGCCTCGCTCGTCCTGATGAGCTAGAACTCATTGTTGTCCCAGGTGTGGCGTTTACAAAGACGGGAAAACGACTTGGTTTAGGCGGGGGTTTTTATGATCGTTTTTTGCCAAGCTGTTCAGGTTTAACAGTTGCGTTATGTTTTCGTGAACAACTGTTTTCTGATTTGCCAACGGAACCCCATGATGTTCTGGTTGACAAGATCATCTCTGACGACAGGATTGATGCTTCATGA
- a CDS encoding rhomboid family protein translates to MDTVVHRYFFWKIVEHYALKKQFRVLALYNTQVWLEDDTVKPRRVIRIVLSEVDWANRLKRDIGHAKQQFNTIYKQLGVWEIQGENVYVMSLPPVDSWEETMEPFTIGNRKGKIRNIALHTDTDTYNEITEQTLENDGLPPFEPLDSHEAMEQEILRIHENVKRTTVGRQTKERQTLFFGKPRVIYALLISILIMYSVLEANGGSTNIETLIDFGAKYNPLIVEGEWWRLFSAMFLHIGFFHLLMNGMALYFLGSAVEQLFGSIRFLVIYFMAGLFGSAVSFAFTDSLSAGASGALFGCFGALLYFGIKQPSLFFRTLGRSVIVLLIINFFLGFIVPGIDIGAHGGGLVGGFLAAAAVRMPKETRKTNVLWSLSALAGYIVLAASLLFFGYQSAAGTVNPDMAALEANRLFQQGNWEEARPLVAEGLEQDSEHVELLFLQAYLDMQDGKDKAAQEKLEFVTSENRHFHQAWFNLALIYWQQGEIEQAQKAVEEAIKQGEQDEHPDVEIDRYREVQEEIEQQQH, encoded by the coding sequence TTGGATACGGTTGTACACCGCTATTTTTTCTGGAAAATCGTGGAGCATTATGCATTAAAGAAACAGTTCCGCGTGCTTGCGCTATACAATACGCAAGTATGGCTAGAAGACGATACCGTGAAACCGCGGCGTGTTATTCGCATTGTGCTCTCTGAAGTCGATTGGGCGAATCGCCTGAAACGGGATATCGGCCATGCCAAGCAACAATTTAACACGATTTATAAACAGCTTGGCGTTTGGGAAATTCAAGGAGAAAACGTCTATGTGATGAGCTTGCCTCCTGTTGATTCATGGGAAGAAACGATGGAGCCTTTTACGATCGGCAACCGAAAAGGAAAAATTCGCAACATTGCCTTGCATACAGATACGGATACATACAATGAGATCACTGAACAAACATTGGAGAATGACGGGCTGCCACCGTTTGAGCCATTGGATTCTCACGAGGCGATGGAACAGGAGATTTTGCGGATTCACGAAAACGTAAAACGCACGACCGTTGGCCGCCAGACAAAAGAACGGCAAACGTTGTTTTTTGGAAAACCTCGAGTGATCTATGCGCTGTTAATTTCGATATTAATTATGTATAGCGTCCTTGAAGCAAATGGAGGAAGCACCAACATTGAAACGTTAATTGACTTTGGCGCAAAATACAATCCACTCATTGTAGAGGGCGAGTGGTGGCGTCTATTTTCAGCGATGTTTTTGCACATTGGCTTTTTCCATTTGTTGATGAACGGCATGGCGCTTTACTTTTTAGGCAGTGCAGTGGAGCAACTTTTTGGTTCGATACGGTTTTTGGTCATTTATTTCATGGCTGGCTTATTTGGGTCTGCCGTTAGCTTTGCTTTCACAGACTCTTTGTCAGCAGGTGCGTCAGGGGCATTATTCGGCTGTTTTGGCGCTTTGCTCTATTTCGGCATTAAACAGCCTTCTTTGTTTTTTCGCACACTGGGCCGCAGTGTGATCGTGCTATTGATCATTAACTTTTTCCTTGGTTTTATTGTTCCTGGAATTGACATAGGCGCCCATGGCGGCGGCTTAGTCGGTGGTTTTTTGGCAGCTGCAGCTGTACGTATGCCAAAGGAAACAAGAAAAACAAATGTGCTATGGTCCTTATCTGCACTGGCAGGTTATATCGTCCTGGCAGCTAGTTTGCTGTTTTTTGGCTATCAGTCGGCCGCAGGGACAGTCAACCCAGATATGGCCGCGCTAGAAGCAAATCGCCTGTTTCAGCAAGGGAATTGGGAGGAAGCACGGCCTCTTGTGGCAGAAGGGCTTGAACAAGATAGTGAGCATGTAGAGCTGCTGTTTTTGCAAGCGTATTTGGATATGCAAGACGGCAAAGATAAGGCCGCACAGGAGAAGCTGGAATTTGTCACTTCTGAAAATCGCCACTTCCATCAAGCGTGGTTTAATCTGGCCCTTATTTATTGGCAGCAAGGGGAAATTGAGCAAGCTCAGAAGGCGGTGGAAGAGGCGATTAAACAAGGAGAGCAAGACGAACATCCAGATGTAGAAATCGATCGTTATCGAGAAGTGCAGGAAGAAATTGAACAGCAACAGCACTAG